Proteins encoded together in one Polypterus senegalus isolate Bchr_013 chromosome 16, ASM1683550v1, whole genome shotgun sequence window:
- the dpy30 gene encoding protein dpy-30 homolog — MAEDHADAEQTLESHTSVPENPHAEYGLTENVQRIAENEKACAEKVSKQKVDLQSLPTRAYLDQTVVPILLQGLSVLAKERPPNPIEFLAAYLLKNKSQFEDRN; from the exons ATCATGCAGATGCTGAGCAGACCCTAGAGAGTCATACATCA GTCCCAGAAAACCCACATGCAGAATATGGTCTTACGGAGAATGTACAG AGGATAGCTGAAAATGAAAAAGCCTGTGCTGAAAAGGTCTCAAAACAAAAAGTGGACTTGCAGTCTCTTCCTACTCGTGCATACCTGGATCAGACTGTTGTGCCCATTCTTCTTCAAGGACTGTCCGTACTTGCAAAAGAAAG ACCTCCAAATCCAATAGAGTTTCTAGCAGCTTATCTTCTCAAGAACAAGTCACAGTTTGAGGACCGGAATTAA